One genomic region from Quercus robur chromosome 4, dhQueRobu3.1, whole genome shotgun sequence encodes:
- the LOC126723102 gene encoding probable helicase CHR10 isoform X1: MGLGKTLQAISFLSYLKVHKKSPGPFLVLCPLSVTDGWVSEVVKFAPNLEVLRYVGDKEHRRSLRWKMHEHVKEQSSSCNGSLLPFDILLTTYDIALMDQDFLSQISWQYAVIDEAQRLKNPSSVLYGLLKDRFLMPRRLLMTGTPIQNNLAELWALMHFCMPSMFGTLDQFLFTFKEAGNPSSGHDTAKVKEQFQSLKCILGAFMLRRTKAKLIECGNLVLPALTEITVMAPLLSLQKKVYLSILRKELPKLLALSSGTSNHQSLQNIVIQLRKASSHPYLFPGIEPEPFEEGEHLVQASGKLMILDQLLQKLHDSGHRVLLFAQMTHTLDILQDFLELRKYSYERLDGSVRAEERFSAIRSFSGQSIKGSLNSESDQNGAFVFMISTRAGGVGLNLVAADTVIFYEQDWNPQVDKQALQRAHRIGQMNHVLSINLVTRHTVDEVIMRRAERKLRLSHNVVGDDVMNWEGKETAGVETGDLRSIIFGLHRFDPTEISTEKLGETQMSDLNAMVEKVLAKRYEQTAEKDDRKFEVNPLDLSSGSDIAIGESSTSVGLDPGLDDASYLSWVEKLKEASQTGSNPIMESGTRRQAPEEKHLKHEAAKKKAEEKKLSKWEALGYCSLSVKEPIPPEDSDMMSDSGSVHFVYGDCTQPSKICPSEPTVIFSCVDDSGNWGCGGMFDALAKLSASIPDAYQQASEFGDLHVGDLHLIRINEGSDEQNMDGGSPQWVALAVVQSYSVRRKIPRSKISLPDLERCLSKASFSAAQNSGWIRSLRLVHSGTSSTKICFHIWHQNFCVLLSTVNLRHGLSFKSISR; encoded by the exons ATGGGACTAGGCAAGACTTTGCAAGCTATCTCTTTCTTGAGCTATTTGAAGGTTCACAAAAAGTCTCCTGGGCCATTTT TGGTGTTATGTCCTCTGAGTGTGACAGATGGTTGGGTTTCGGAGGTAGTTAAATTTGCTCCAAACTTAGAAGTTCTTCGATATGTAGGAGATAAAGAACACCGCCGCAGTCTACGCtggaaaatgcatgaacatgtgaaagAACAGTCCTCATCCTGTAAT GGCTCGTTGTTACCTTTTGACATTCTGTTGACAACGTATGACATTGCATTGATGGATCAAGATTTTTTGTCTCAAATATCGTGGCAGTATGCAGTAATTGATGAAGCTCAAAGACTTAAAAACCCTTCCAGT GTTCTTTACGGTCTCCTCAAAGATCGCTTTCTTATGCCCAGACGGTTGTTGATGACTGGCACACCTATTCAAAACAATCTCGCTGAACTTTGGGCTTTgatgcatttttgtatgccttCCATGTTTGGGACACTAGACCAATTCCTTTTCACATTCAAGGAAGCTGGAAATCCTTCATCAG GTCATGATACAGCCAAAGTAAAGGAGCAATTCCAAAGTTTAAAATGTATATTGGGAGCCTTCATGCTTCGACGAACAAAAGCAAAGCTCATTGAATGTGGAAATCTAGTGCTGCCCGCTCTTACAGAGATAACCGT GATGGCACCGCTGCTCAGCCTGCAAAAGAAGGTGTACTTGTCAATATTGAGAAAGGAGCTTCCTAAACTACTTGCTTTATCTTCAGGAACATCAAATCATCAATCCTTACAGAATATT GTGATACAGCTAAGAAAAGCAAGTAGCCATCCTTACCTTTTTCCTGGTATTGAACCTGAACCATTTGAGGAGGGTGAACACCTAGTTCAG GCCAGTGGCAAACTTATGATATTGGACCAACTACTCCAGAAGCTACATGATTCTGGACACCGTGTCCTTCTCTTTGCTCAGATGACACATACACTTGACATTTTACAG GATTTTCTTGAGTTACGAAAATATTCCTATGAGCGTCTTGATGGATCAGTTCGGGCTGAGGAGCGCTTCTCTGCAATACGAAGCTTCAGTGGGCAATCAATTAAAGGGAGCTTGAATTCTGAATCTGACCAAAATGgtgcttttgtttttatgatCTCTACAAGAGCTGGAGGAGTTGGCTTGAATCTAGTGGCTGCTGATACT GTTATATTCTATGAGCAAGATTGGAATCCTCAAGTGGACAAGCAGGCTCTGCAGCGGGCACACCGAATCGGTCAAATGAATCATGTTTTGTCCATAAACCTAGTTACCCGACATACTGTGGATGAG GTTATTATGAGGAGAGCAGAGAGGAAGTTGCGGCTTAGCCATAATGTTGTTGGGGATGATGTTATGAACTGGGAAGGTAAAGAAACTGCAGGAGTTGAAACTGGTGATTTGCGTTCTATCATATTTGGGTTACACAGGTTTGATCCTACTGAGATCTCTACTGAGAAATTGGGTGAGACGCAGATGTCTGACCTGAATGCTATGGTTGAGAAGGTACTTGCAAAGCGCTATGAACAAACTGCGGAAAAGGATGATAGGAAATTTGAGGTTAACCCATTAGATTTGTCAAGTGGATCTGATATTGCTATTGGAGAAAGTTCTACCTCTGTCGGTTTAGATCCTGGTCTTGATGATGCGTCATATCTCTCCTGGGTTGAAAAATTGAAGGAGGCATCACAAACAGGCAGTAACCCAATTATGGAGTCAGGAACTAGAAGGCAAGCCCCTGAGGAAAAGCATCTAAAACATGAGGCTGCAAAGAAGAAGGCAGAAGAGAAGAAGTTGTCTAAGTGGGAAGCCCTTGGATACTGCTCATTGTCTGTAAAAGAACCTATTCCTCCTGAGGATAGTGATATGATGTCAGATTCAGGTTCTGTTCATTTTGTTTATGGAGATTGTACACAACCATCAAAAATTTGTCCATCTGAGCCCACAGTTATCTTCAG CTGTGTTGATGACTCTGGAAATTGGGGCTGTGGAGGAATGTTTGATGCACTGGCCAAACTTTCTGCAAGTATCCCTGATGCGTATCAACAAGCTTCTGAATTTGGGGACCTGCATGTTGGTGATCTGCATCTTATTAGAATTAATG AGGGCAGTGATGAACAGAATATGGATGGTGGTAGTCCTCAATGGGTGGCTTTGGCTGTTGTACAGTCTTACAGTGTTAGGCGTAAAATCCCTCGCAGCAAGATCTCTCTTCCTGATCTGGAACGTTGCTTATCAAAAGCATCATTCTCAGCAGCTCAAAACTCTG GATGGATCAGATCGCTCAGATTGGTACACAGTGGAACGTCTTCTACGAAAATATGCTTCCATATATGGCATCAAAATTTTTGT GTATTATTATCGACGGTCAACTTGAGGCATGGCTTGAGTTTTAAATCAATCTCCAGATGA
- the LOC126723102 gene encoding probable helicase CHR10 isoform X3 — translation MDQDFLSQISWQYAVIDEAQRLKNPSSVLYGLLKDRFLMPRRLLMTGTPIQNNLAELWALMHFCMPSMFGTLDQFLFTFKEAGNPSSGHDTAKVKEQFQSLKCILGAFMLRRTKAKLIECGNLVLPALTEITVMAPLLSLQKKVYLSILRKELPKLLALSSGTSNHQSLQNIVIQLRKASSHPYLFPGIEPEPFEEGEHLVQASGKLMILDQLLQKLHDSGHRVLLFAQMTHTLDILQDFLELRKYSYERLDGSVRAEERFSAIRSFSGQSIKGSLNSESDQNGAFVFMISTRAGGVGLNLVAADTVIFYEQDWNPQVDKQALQRAHRIGQMNHVLSINLVTRHTVDEVIMRRAERKLRLSHNVVGDDVMNWEGKETAGVETGDLRSIIFGLHRFDPTEISTEKLGETQMSDLNAMVEKVLAKRYEQTAEKDDRKFEVNPLDLSSGSDIAIGESSTSVGLDPGLDDASYLSWVEKLKEASQTGSNPIMESGTRRQAPEEKHLKHEAAKKKAEEKKLSKWEALGYCSLSVKEPIPPEDSDMMSDSGSVHFVYGDCTQPSKICPSEPTVIFSCVDDSGNWGCGGMFDALAKLSASIPDAYQQASEFGDLHVGDLHLIRINEGSDEQNMDGGSPQWVALAVVQSYSVRRKIPRSKISLPDLERCLSKASFSAAQNSGWIRSLRLVHSGTSSTKICFHIWHQNFCVLLSTVNLRHGLSFKSISR, via the exons ATGGATCAAGATTTTTTGTCTCAAATATCGTGGCAGTATGCAGTAATTGATGAAGCTCAAAGACTTAAAAACCCTTCCAGT GTTCTTTACGGTCTCCTCAAAGATCGCTTTCTTATGCCCAGACGGTTGTTGATGACTGGCACACCTATTCAAAACAATCTCGCTGAACTTTGGGCTTTgatgcatttttgtatgccttCCATGTTTGGGACACTAGACCAATTCCTTTTCACATTCAAGGAAGCTGGAAATCCTTCATCAG GTCATGATACAGCCAAAGTAAAGGAGCAATTCCAAAGTTTAAAATGTATATTGGGAGCCTTCATGCTTCGACGAACAAAAGCAAAGCTCATTGAATGTGGAAATCTAGTGCTGCCCGCTCTTACAGAGATAACCGT GATGGCACCGCTGCTCAGCCTGCAAAAGAAGGTGTACTTGTCAATATTGAGAAAGGAGCTTCCTAAACTACTTGCTTTATCTTCAGGAACATCAAATCATCAATCCTTACAGAATATT GTGATACAGCTAAGAAAAGCAAGTAGCCATCCTTACCTTTTTCCTGGTATTGAACCTGAACCATTTGAGGAGGGTGAACACCTAGTTCAG GCCAGTGGCAAACTTATGATATTGGACCAACTACTCCAGAAGCTACATGATTCTGGACACCGTGTCCTTCTCTTTGCTCAGATGACACATACACTTGACATTTTACAG GATTTTCTTGAGTTACGAAAATATTCCTATGAGCGTCTTGATGGATCAGTTCGGGCTGAGGAGCGCTTCTCTGCAATACGAAGCTTCAGTGGGCAATCAATTAAAGGGAGCTTGAATTCTGAATCTGACCAAAATGgtgcttttgtttttatgatCTCTACAAGAGCTGGAGGAGTTGGCTTGAATCTAGTGGCTGCTGATACT GTTATATTCTATGAGCAAGATTGGAATCCTCAAGTGGACAAGCAGGCTCTGCAGCGGGCACACCGAATCGGTCAAATGAATCATGTTTTGTCCATAAACCTAGTTACCCGACATACTGTGGATGAG GTTATTATGAGGAGAGCAGAGAGGAAGTTGCGGCTTAGCCATAATGTTGTTGGGGATGATGTTATGAACTGGGAAGGTAAAGAAACTGCAGGAGTTGAAACTGGTGATTTGCGTTCTATCATATTTGGGTTACACAGGTTTGATCCTACTGAGATCTCTACTGAGAAATTGGGTGAGACGCAGATGTCTGACCTGAATGCTATGGTTGAGAAGGTACTTGCAAAGCGCTATGAACAAACTGCGGAAAAGGATGATAGGAAATTTGAGGTTAACCCATTAGATTTGTCAAGTGGATCTGATATTGCTATTGGAGAAAGTTCTACCTCTGTCGGTTTAGATCCTGGTCTTGATGATGCGTCATATCTCTCCTGGGTTGAAAAATTGAAGGAGGCATCACAAACAGGCAGTAACCCAATTATGGAGTCAGGAACTAGAAGGCAAGCCCCTGAGGAAAAGCATCTAAAACATGAGGCTGCAAAGAAGAAGGCAGAAGAGAAGAAGTTGTCTAAGTGGGAAGCCCTTGGATACTGCTCATTGTCTGTAAAAGAACCTATTCCTCCTGAGGATAGTGATATGATGTCAGATTCAGGTTCTGTTCATTTTGTTTATGGAGATTGTACACAACCATCAAAAATTTGTCCATCTGAGCCCACAGTTATCTTCAG CTGTGTTGATGACTCTGGAAATTGGGGCTGTGGAGGAATGTTTGATGCACTGGCCAAACTTTCTGCAAGTATCCCTGATGCGTATCAACAAGCTTCTGAATTTGGGGACCTGCATGTTGGTGATCTGCATCTTATTAGAATTAATG AGGGCAGTGATGAACAGAATATGGATGGTGGTAGTCCTCAATGGGTGGCTTTGGCTGTTGTACAGTCTTACAGTGTTAGGCGTAAAATCCCTCGCAGCAAGATCTCTCTTCCTGATCTGGAACGTTGCTTATCAAAAGCATCATTCTCAGCAGCTCAAAACTCTG GATGGATCAGATCGCTCAGATTGGTACACAGTGGAACGTCTTCTACGAAAATATGCTTCCATATATGGCATCAAAATTTTTGT GTATTATTATCGACGGTCAACTTGAGGCATGGCTTGAGTTTTAAATCAATCTCCAGATGA
- the LOC126723102 gene encoding probable helicase CHR10 isoform X2 has product MGLGKTLQAISFLSYLKVHKKSPGPFLVLCPLSVTDGWVSEVVKFAPNLEVLRYVGDKEHRRSLRWKMHEHVKEQSSSCNGSLLPFDILLTTYDIALMDQDFLSQISWQYAVIDEAQRLKNPSSVLYGLLKDRFLMPRRLLMTGTPIQNNLAELWALMHFCMPSMFGTLDQFLFTFKEAGNPSSAKVKEQFQSLKCILGAFMLRRTKAKLIECGNLVLPALTEITVMAPLLSLQKKVYLSILRKELPKLLALSSGTSNHQSLQNIVIQLRKASSHPYLFPGIEPEPFEEGEHLVQASGKLMILDQLLQKLHDSGHRVLLFAQMTHTLDILQDFLELRKYSYERLDGSVRAEERFSAIRSFSGQSIKGSLNSESDQNGAFVFMISTRAGGVGLNLVAADTVIFYEQDWNPQVDKQALQRAHRIGQMNHVLSINLVTRHTVDEVIMRRAERKLRLSHNVVGDDVMNWEGKETAGVETGDLRSIIFGLHRFDPTEISTEKLGETQMSDLNAMVEKVLAKRYEQTAEKDDRKFEVNPLDLSSGSDIAIGESSTSVGLDPGLDDASYLSWVEKLKEASQTGSNPIMESGTRRQAPEEKHLKHEAAKKKAEEKKLSKWEALGYCSLSVKEPIPPEDSDMMSDSGSVHFVYGDCTQPSKICPSEPTVIFSCVDDSGNWGCGGMFDALAKLSASIPDAYQQASEFGDLHVGDLHLIRINEGSDEQNMDGGSPQWVALAVVQSYSVRRKIPRSKISLPDLERCLSKASFSAAQNSGWIRSLRLVHSGTSSTKICFHIWHQNFCVLLSTVNLRHGLSFKSISR; this is encoded by the exons ATGGGACTAGGCAAGACTTTGCAAGCTATCTCTTTCTTGAGCTATTTGAAGGTTCACAAAAAGTCTCCTGGGCCATTTT TGGTGTTATGTCCTCTGAGTGTGACAGATGGTTGGGTTTCGGAGGTAGTTAAATTTGCTCCAAACTTAGAAGTTCTTCGATATGTAGGAGATAAAGAACACCGCCGCAGTCTACGCtggaaaatgcatgaacatgtgaaagAACAGTCCTCATCCTGTAAT GGCTCGTTGTTACCTTTTGACATTCTGTTGACAACGTATGACATTGCATTGATGGATCAAGATTTTTTGTCTCAAATATCGTGGCAGTATGCAGTAATTGATGAAGCTCAAAGACTTAAAAACCCTTCCAGT GTTCTTTACGGTCTCCTCAAAGATCGCTTTCTTATGCCCAGACGGTTGTTGATGACTGGCACACCTATTCAAAACAATCTCGCTGAACTTTGGGCTTTgatgcatttttgtatgccttCCATGTTTGGGACACTAGACCAATTCCTTTTCACATTCAAGGAAGCTGGAAATCCTTCATCAG CCAAAGTAAAGGAGCAATTCCAAAGTTTAAAATGTATATTGGGAGCCTTCATGCTTCGACGAACAAAAGCAAAGCTCATTGAATGTGGAAATCTAGTGCTGCCCGCTCTTACAGAGATAACCGT GATGGCACCGCTGCTCAGCCTGCAAAAGAAGGTGTACTTGTCAATATTGAGAAAGGAGCTTCCTAAACTACTTGCTTTATCTTCAGGAACATCAAATCATCAATCCTTACAGAATATT GTGATACAGCTAAGAAAAGCAAGTAGCCATCCTTACCTTTTTCCTGGTATTGAACCTGAACCATTTGAGGAGGGTGAACACCTAGTTCAG GCCAGTGGCAAACTTATGATATTGGACCAACTACTCCAGAAGCTACATGATTCTGGACACCGTGTCCTTCTCTTTGCTCAGATGACACATACACTTGACATTTTACAG GATTTTCTTGAGTTACGAAAATATTCCTATGAGCGTCTTGATGGATCAGTTCGGGCTGAGGAGCGCTTCTCTGCAATACGAAGCTTCAGTGGGCAATCAATTAAAGGGAGCTTGAATTCTGAATCTGACCAAAATGgtgcttttgtttttatgatCTCTACAAGAGCTGGAGGAGTTGGCTTGAATCTAGTGGCTGCTGATACT GTTATATTCTATGAGCAAGATTGGAATCCTCAAGTGGACAAGCAGGCTCTGCAGCGGGCACACCGAATCGGTCAAATGAATCATGTTTTGTCCATAAACCTAGTTACCCGACATACTGTGGATGAG GTTATTATGAGGAGAGCAGAGAGGAAGTTGCGGCTTAGCCATAATGTTGTTGGGGATGATGTTATGAACTGGGAAGGTAAAGAAACTGCAGGAGTTGAAACTGGTGATTTGCGTTCTATCATATTTGGGTTACACAGGTTTGATCCTACTGAGATCTCTACTGAGAAATTGGGTGAGACGCAGATGTCTGACCTGAATGCTATGGTTGAGAAGGTACTTGCAAAGCGCTATGAACAAACTGCGGAAAAGGATGATAGGAAATTTGAGGTTAACCCATTAGATTTGTCAAGTGGATCTGATATTGCTATTGGAGAAAGTTCTACCTCTGTCGGTTTAGATCCTGGTCTTGATGATGCGTCATATCTCTCCTGGGTTGAAAAATTGAAGGAGGCATCACAAACAGGCAGTAACCCAATTATGGAGTCAGGAACTAGAAGGCAAGCCCCTGAGGAAAAGCATCTAAAACATGAGGCTGCAAAGAAGAAGGCAGAAGAGAAGAAGTTGTCTAAGTGGGAAGCCCTTGGATACTGCTCATTGTCTGTAAAAGAACCTATTCCTCCTGAGGATAGTGATATGATGTCAGATTCAGGTTCTGTTCATTTTGTTTATGGAGATTGTACACAACCATCAAAAATTTGTCCATCTGAGCCCACAGTTATCTTCAG CTGTGTTGATGACTCTGGAAATTGGGGCTGTGGAGGAATGTTTGATGCACTGGCCAAACTTTCTGCAAGTATCCCTGATGCGTATCAACAAGCTTCTGAATTTGGGGACCTGCATGTTGGTGATCTGCATCTTATTAGAATTAATG AGGGCAGTGATGAACAGAATATGGATGGTGGTAGTCCTCAATGGGTGGCTTTGGCTGTTGTACAGTCTTACAGTGTTAGGCGTAAAATCCCTCGCAGCAAGATCTCTCTTCCTGATCTGGAACGTTGCTTATCAAAAGCATCATTCTCAGCAGCTCAAAACTCTG GATGGATCAGATCGCTCAGATTGGTACACAGTGGAACGTCTTCTACGAAAATATGCTTCCATATATGGCATCAAAATTTTTGT GTATTATTATCGACGGTCAACTTGAGGCATGGCTTGAGTTTTAAATCAATCTCCAGATGA
- the LOC126723102 gene encoding probable helicase CHR10 isoform X4: MNYEQRLKAAARVVLADDSRASDAPVDAASFGVTATLKPYQVEGVSWLIRRYNLGVNVILGDEMGLGKTLQAISFLSYLKVHKKSPGPFLVLCPLSVTDGWVSEVVKFAPNLEVLRYVGDKEHRRSLRWKMHEHVKEQSSSCNGSLLPFDILLTTYDIALMDQDFLSQISWQYAVIDEAQRLKNPSSVLYGLLKDRFLMPRRLLMTGTPIQNNLAELWALMHFCMPSMFGTLDQFLFTFKEAGNPSSGHDTAKVKEQFQSLKCILGAFMLRRTKAKLIECGNLVLPALTEITVMAPLLSLQKKVYLSILRKELPKLLALSSGTSNHQSLQNIVIQLRKASSHPYLFPGIEPEPFEEGEHLVQASGKLMILDQLLQKLHDSGHRVLLFAQMTHTLDILQDFLELRKYSYERLDGSVRAEERFSAIRSFSGQSIKGSLNSESDQNGAFVFMISTRAGGVGLNLVAADTVIFYEQDWNPQVDKQALQRAHRIGQMNHVLSINLVTRHTVDEVIMRRAERKLRLSHNVVGDDVMNWEGKETAGVETGDLRSIIFGLHRFDPTEISTEKLGETQMSDLNAMVEKVLAKRYEQTAEKDDRKFEVNPLDLSSGSDIAIGESSTSVGLDPGLDDASYLSWVEKLKEASQTGSNPIMESGTRRQAPEEKHLKHEAAKKKAEEKKLSKWEALGYCSLSVKEPIPPEDSDMMSDSGSVHFVYGDCTQPSKICPSEPTVIFSCVDDSGNWGCGGMFDALAKLSASIPDAYQQASEFGDLHVGDLHLIRINEGSDEQNMDGGSPQWVALAVVQSYSVRRKIPRSKISLPDLERCLSKASFSAAQNSASIHMPRIGYQDGSDRSDWYTVERLLRKYASIYGIKIFVYYYRRST, encoded by the exons ATGAATTATGAGCAGAGGCTCAAAGCTGCAGCAAGAGTTGTACTCGCCGACGACTCACGCGCCAGCGACGCGCCTGTGGACGCCGCGAGCTTCGGAGTCACGGCGACGCTGAAACCTTACCAAGTCGAAGGAGTTTCGTGGCTCATTCGGCGGTACAATCTCGGCGTCAACGTTATTCTCG GAGATGAG ATGGGACTAGGCAAGACTTTGCAAGCTATCTCTTTCTTGAGCTATTTGAAGGTTCACAAAAAGTCTCCTGGGCCATTTT TGGTGTTATGTCCTCTGAGTGTGACAGATGGTTGGGTTTCGGAGGTAGTTAAATTTGCTCCAAACTTAGAAGTTCTTCGATATGTAGGAGATAAAGAACACCGCCGCAGTCTACGCtggaaaatgcatgaacatgtgaaagAACAGTCCTCATCCTGTAAT GGCTCGTTGTTACCTTTTGACATTCTGTTGACAACGTATGACATTGCATTGATGGATCAAGATTTTTTGTCTCAAATATCGTGGCAGTATGCAGTAATTGATGAAGCTCAAAGACTTAAAAACCCTTCCAGT GTTCTTTACGGTCTCCTCAAAGATCGCTTTCTTATGCCCAGACGGTTGTTGATGACTGGCACACCTATTCAAAACAATCTCGCTGAACTTTGGGCTTTgatgcatttttgtatgccttCCATGTTTGGGACACTAGACCAATTCCTTTTCACATTCAAGGAAGCTGGAAATCCTTCATCAG GTCATGATACAGCCAAAGTAAAGGAGCAATTCCAAAGTTTAAAATGTATATTGGGAGCCTTCATGCTTCGACGAACAAAAGCAAAGCTCATTGAATGTGGAAATCTAGTGCTGCCCGCTCTTACAGAGATAACCGT GATGGCACCGCTGCTCAGCCTGCAAAAGAAGGTGTACTTGTCAATATTGAGAAAGGAGCTTCCTAAACTACTTGCTTTATCTTCAGGAACATCAAATCATCAATCCTTACAGAATATT GTGATACAGCTAAGAAAAGCAAGTAGCCATCCTTACCTTTTTCCTGGTATTGAACCTGAACCATTTGAGGAGGGTGAACACCTAGTTCAG GCCAGTGGCAAACTTATGATATTGGACCAACTACTCCAGAAGCTACATGATTCTGGACACCGTGTCCTTCTCTTTGCTCAGATGACACATACACTTGACATTTTACAG GATTTTCTTGAGTTACGAAAATATTCCTATGAGCGTCTTGATGGATCAGTTCGGGCTGAGGAGCGCTTCTCTGCAATACGAAGCTTCAGTGGGCAATCAATTAAAGGGAGCTTGAATTCTGAATCTGACCAAAATGgtgcttttgtttttatgatCTCTACAAGAGCTGGAGGAGTTGGCTTGAATCTAGTGGCTGCTGATACT GTTATATTCTATGAGCAAGATTGGAATCCTCAAGTGGACAAGCAGGCTCTGCAGCGGGCACACCGAATCGGTCAAATGAATCATGTTTTGTCCATAAACCTAGTTACCCGACATACTGTGGATGAG GTTATTATGAGGAGAGCAGAGAGGAAGTTGCGGCTTAGCCATAATGTTGTTGGGGATGATGTTATGAACTGGGAAGGTAAAGAAACTGCAGGAGTTGAAACTGGTGATTTGCGTTCTATCATATTTGGGTTACACAGGTTTGATCCTACTGAGATCTCTACTGAGAAATTGGGTGAGACGCAGATGTCTGACCTGAATGCTATGGTTGAGAAGGTACTTGCAAAGCGCTATGAACAAACTGCGGAAAAGGATGATAGGAAATTTGAGGTTAACCCATTAGATTTGTCAAGTGGATCTGATATTGCTATTGGAGAAAGTTCTACCTCTGTCGGTTTAGATCCTGGTCTTGATGATGCGTCATATCTCTCCTGGGTTGAAAAATTGAAGGAGGCATCACAAACAGGCAGTAACCCAATTATGGAGTCAGGAACTAGAAGGCAAGCCCCTGAGGAAAAGCATCTAAAACATGAGGCTGCAAAGAAGAAGGCAGAAGAGAAGAAGTTGTCTAAGTGGGAAGCCCTTGGATACTGCTCATTGTCTGTAAAAGAACCTATTCCTCCTGAGGATAGTGATATGATGTCAGATTCAGGTTCTGTTCATTTTGTTTATGGAGATTGTACACAACCATCAAAAATTTGTCCATCTGAGCCCACAGTTATCTTCAG CTGTGTTGATGACTCTGGAAATTGGGGCTGTGGAGGAATGTTTGATGCACTGGCCAAACTTTCTGCAAGTATCCCTGATGCGTATCAACAAGCTTCTGAATTTGGGGACCTGCATGTTGGTGATCTGCATCTTATTAGAATTAATG AGGGCAGTGATGAACAGAATATGGATGGTGGTAGTCCTCAATGGGTGGCTTTGGCTGTTGTACAGTCTTACAGTGTTAGGCGTAAAATCCCTCGCAGCAAGATCTCTCTTCCTGATCTGGAACGTTGCTTATCAAAAGCATCATTCTCAGCAGCTCAAAACTCTG CTTCAATACACATGCCACGTATTGGGTATCAGGATGGATCAGATCGCTCAGATTGGTACACAGTGGAACGTCTTCTACGAAAATATGCTTCCATATATGGCATCAAAATTTTTGT GTATTATTATCGACGGTCAACTTGA